The following coding sequences lie in one Chryseobacterium arthrosphaerae genomic window:
- a CDS encoding AI-2E family transporter yields the protein MNFLRLPFLVKLTLVVVSVIGLGYLLALGQSILAPFFLAFLMAMLFLPAATFMEKKLRFPRSMSTMTSVFIMLIILSGLIYFFSSQLSDFSKDLPHLREQFTTVFNGLQHWVSKTFNVKVDEQVDYINQGLNKLLSSSGAILGFTFGIFSTGFGFIVFFILFFIFILNYRRLLNNFIVTVFNERHKASVQEAVSEIRVMTKKYIFGLCLQVIIVSILTSIVLTVLGVKYAILLAVLTGLLNVIPYLGIFMSLVISCFIAFATASPSTCIYVAIGYIAIHAVDGNIVLPFVVGSRVKINALFSFVGILLGEHLWGIAGMFLCIPAIAIIKIICERVDDLRPWGKLLGEEEKPNKKKKSYKISKNITLKEMD from the coding sequence ATGAATTTTCTTCGACTTCCTTTCCTTGTCAAGCTTACCCTGGTGGTAGTTTCCGTTATCGGTCTCGGCTACCTTCTGGCATTAGGACAAAGTATATTAGCGCCTTTTTTTCTGGCTTTCCTTATGGCCATGCTGTTTTTACCGGCAGCCACCTTTATGGAAAAAAAGCTAAGGTTTCCAAGGTCTATGTCTACCATGACCTCGGTTTTTATTATGCTGATCATTTTAAGCGGATTAATTTATTTTTTCAGCTCACAGCTGTCTGATTTCAGCAAAGATCTGCCTCATCTCAGGGAGCAATTCACGACCGTGTTCAATGGTCTACAGCACTGGGTTTCCAAAACATTCAATGTAAAAGTTGATGAACAGGTAGATTATATAAATCAGGGGTTGAATAAACTCTTATCTTCTTCCGGTGCAATTTTAGGATTTACCTTTGGTATTTTTTCAACCGGGTTTGGTTTTATTGTATTCTTTATCCTGTTTTTCATCTTTATTTTAAATTACAGAAGACTTCTGAACAATTTCATCGTTACTGTTTTTAATGAAAGACACAAAGCCAGTGTACAGGAAGCTGTGAGTGAAATCAGGGTGATGACCAAAAAATATATCTTCGGACTTTGCCTTCAGGTAATTATCGTATCCATTCTGACCTCAATTGTCCTTACTGTTTTAGGAGTAAAATATGCTATTCTTCTGGCGGTACTCACGGGTCTGTTAAACGTTATACCCTATCTGGGAATTTTTATGTCTCTTGTGATTTCATGCTTTATTGCTTTTGCTACGGCAAGTCCGTCAACCTGCATTTATGTAGCCATCGGGTATATCGCAATTCATGCAGTGGACGGAAACATTGTCCTGCCATTTGTAGTAGGTTCAAGGGTAAAGATCAATGCTTTATTTTCTTTTGTGGGAATCCTTTTAGGGGAACACCTTTGGGGTATTGCAGGAATGTTCCTGTGTATTCCGGCTATTGCCATTATCAAGATTATTTGTGAGAGAGTAGATGACCTGAGGCCTTGGGGAAAATTGCTGGGTGAAGAAGAAAAACCCAATAAAAAGAAAAAGAGCTACAAGATCTCCAAGAATATTACCCTGAAAGAAATGGACTAA
- a CDS encoding DUF4349 domain-containing protein, with product MKTTYIKLSLAAVILSGIYSCKKGEVASTDFNAYATSDSTVTVSDSISSVAGMSVKDKQFIKTADVNMEVKDVYNATIAIEKSVKELGGFVTNSNLQSNVVAQDTYNTSDEEAMLVKKYQTENRMQVRVPTEKLDDLLMAINSNKLFLNSRSINAEDVTANIKYSELEGKRTEKISEEISKLKTNKDKVTLNNDNIAEGNLQKLSSMNMTDHLKYSTVDIFIKEPKLRIAEIAITNTSSIDSKYRYNFIYDAKDGFVYGFYLIQRIIVALINIWPLVLIASVIIYFLRKRKSSKNNRPVIKE from the coding sequence ATGAAAACTACTTACATTAAATTATCTCTGGCAGCTGTTATTTTATCAGGCATTTACTCCTGTAAAAAAGGAGAAGTGGCGTCCACTGATTTTAATGCTTATGCAACGTCCGACTCTACAGTTACCGTATCAGACAGCATCTCATCAGTTGCAGGCATGAGCGTAAAAGATAAGCAGTTCATCAAAACAGCCGATGTAAACATGGAAGTAAAAGATGTGTATAATGCTACAATCGCTATTGAAAAATCAGTGAAGGAACTTGGAGGGTTTGTTACCAACAGCAATCTTCAAAGCAATGTTGTGGCTCAGGATACTTACAATACCTCCGATGAAGAAGCCATGCTGGTGAAAAAATACCAGACGGAAAACAGGATGCAGGTACGTGTTCCCACAGAAAAACTGGATGATCTCTTAATGGCAATCAACAGTAACAAATTATTTCTGAATTCAAGATCCATCAATGCTGAAGATGTAACCGCCAATATTAAATATTCTGAGCTGGAAGGAAAAAGAACAGAGAAAATCTCTGAAGAAATCAGTAAACTGAAGACCAACAAAGACAAAGTAACCCTGAATAATGATAATATTGCTGAAGGAAATCTTCAGAAACTGTCCAGTATGAATATGACCGATCATCTGAAATACAGTACTGTTGACATCTTCATCAAAGAACCTAAGCTACGTATTGCAGAAATTGCCATCACCAATACCAGCAGCATTGACAGTAAATACAGATACAATTTCATCTACGATGCCAAGGATGGCTTTGTCTACGGGTTTTACCTGATCCAGAGGATCATTGTTGCCCTGATCAATATCTGGCCGCTGGTATTAATTGCTTCCGTCATTATTTATTTCCTAAGAAAAAGAAAATCCTCAAAAAATAACCGTCCGGTTATCAAAGAATAA
- a CDS encoding RNA polymerase sigma factor, translating to MYADSMEDREDLQQEILIQLWKSYQNFKGNSEFSTWMYRVAINTAITYLKKEKKRTGNHTDASHHFEVQQEDYNPARDQQLKIFYSAVQELNALEKAVIFYFMEGMSHKEIGSNLGLSEGNARVKLNRTKEKIQQIIKKSGYEF from the coding sequence ATCTATGCAGATTCCATGGAAGACAGGGAAGACCTGCAGCAGGAGATTCTGATCCAGCTGTGGAAATCCTATCAGAACTTCAAAGGAAACAGTGAATTCTCCACATGGATGTACCGTGTCGCCATCAATACGGCGATTACTTATCTGAAAAAAGAAAAAAAGCGAACCGGCAACCATACCGATGCTTCACACCATTTTGAAGTACAGCAAGAGGACTATAATCCTGCCAGAGACCAGCAGCTGAAAATTTTTTACAGCGCCGTGCAGGAGCTGAATGCCCTGGAGAAGGCAGTCATCTTTTACTTCATGGAAGGAATGTCTCATAAAGAAATCGGAAGCAATCTTGGGCTCAGTGAAGGCAATGCCCGGGTAAAACTTAACAGAACAAAAGAAAAAATACAACAAATCATAAAAAAATCAGGCTATGAATTTTGA
- a CDS encoding exopolysaccharide biosynthesis polyprenyl glycosylphosphotransferase: MQRIRYSRYLKSIIILLDLMVIASIFIFFFISRNESLKYHKETWYQNIFSLILLFLFWVLLSGRTKIYNIPRNLTYTLFLERLLIHFLFFILGVLLIGKVSNNVFFNSDIYWLSFYLFAFIFLAKSLIYFAIKYFRSLGINYRNVMFLGNSDSTEILKNIFEDRRDYGYRIFEYKNAEIRTDELVSFWKKNGIHTLFLSTENSYDENTETEIFKLAEDSKVHISLIPSITQSDFFLYDLGYIQTQPILNQARYPLDYYSNFLMKRTFDLFFSLIVLVFICSWAFPIIALLIKTTSKGPVFFLQKRYGFHEEVFSCFKFRTMVVNDESATKTTSANDSRITKVGKFLRKTSLDELPQFINVLKGEMSVVGPRPHMLAVDNYYKPKIGRYSLRSMVSPGITGLAQVSGLRGDFGDVEVEMKKRVLADAFYVRNWSFVLDLVIVLKTVLLVIVGDKNAK, translated from the coding sequence ATGCAGAGAATTCGATACTCTAGATACCTGAAATCGATCATCATTTTGCTTGACCTCATGGTTATTGCATCTATCTTTATATTCTTTTTTATAAGCAGGAACGAAAGTTTAAAATACCATAAGGAAACCTGGTATCAGAATATTTTCTCGTTGATTCTGTTGTTTTTGTTCTGGGTGCTTCTCAGCGGTAGGACAAAAATCTACAATATCCCGAGGAACCTGACGTATACTTTGTTTCTTGAACGCCTTTTAATTCATTTCCTATTTTTTATACTTGGCGTTCTGCTTATAGGAAAGGTAAGTAACAATGTATTTTTCAATTCGGATATTTACTGGCTTTCATTTTATCTTTTTGCATTTATTTTTCTTGCAAAATCATTGATTTACTTTGCCATAAAGTACTTCCGTTCCTTAGGGATCAACTACAGAAACGTAATGTTTTTAGGAAACAGTGATTCCACTGAAATCCTGAAAAACATATTTGAAGACCGGAGAGATTACGGATACAGGATATTTGAATATAAAAATGCGGAGATCAGAACGGATGAATTAGTGAGTTTCTGGAAAAAGAACGGAATACATACCCTGTTTCTGTCCACAGAAAACTCATACGATGAAAACACGGAAACTGAGATTTTCAAACTGGCAGAAGACAGCAAGGTTCATATTTCATTAATTCCGAGTATCACGCAAAGTGATTTCTTCCTTTATGATCTCGGATATATACAGACACAGCCCATTCTCAACCAGGCAAGATATCCGTTGGATTACTATTCTAATTTCCTGATGAAAAGAACTTTTGATCTCTTTTTTTCATTGATTGTCCTGGTTTTCATCTGTTCGTGGGCATTCCCGATTATTGCACTGCTGATCAAGACTACTTCTAAAGGCCCTGTCTTCTTCTTACAGAAAAGATATGGCTTTCATGAAGAGGTATTCAGCTGTTTTAAATTCAGGACCATGGTAGTGAATGATGAATCTGCTACTAAAACCACATCAGCCAACGATTCCAGGATTACGAAAGTGGGTAAATTCTTAAGAAAAACAAGCCTTGATGAGCTTCCACAGTTCATCAATGTATTAAAAGGCGAAATGTCTGTAGTAGGACCACGCCCTCATATGCTGGCGGTAGATAATTATTATAAACCCAAAATCGGAAGATACAGCTTAAGGAGTATGGTAAGTCCCGGTATCACAGGGCTGGCACAGGTGAGCGGACTGAGAGGTGATTTTGGGGATGTGGAAGTGGAAATGAAAAAACGGGTTCTTGCCGATGCTTTCTATGTAAGAAACTGGAGCTTTGTGCTCGATCTGGTTATTGTTTTAAAAACCGTTCTGCTGGTCATTGTAGGAGATAAAAACGCAAAATAA
- a CDS encoding MauE/DoxX family redox-associated membrane protein, whose protein sequence is MKIIKFIICLLFALTFINAGVNKFFPYAPVPKMTDEQIKIYAAFTEIGWLMPLVGVVEIVGGILFIFPKTRALGAIIILPVMAGIFLQNVYRDPSQVGIAMSVILILINIWILIDNREKYRNLVG, encoded by the coding sequence ATGAAAATCATAAAATTCATCATCTGCCTTTTGTTTGCCCTTACCTTTATCAATGCAGGCGTAAACAAATTTTTCCCTTACGCACCAGTCCCTAAAATGACGGACGAACAGATCAAAATATATGCTGCCTTCACCGAAATCGGATGGCTGATGCCATTAGTGGGCGTTGTAGAAATTGTCGGCGGGATCCTTTTCATCTTTCCAAAAACCAGAGCATTGGGAGCCATTATCATTCTCCCAGTGATGGCCGGAATATTTCTGCAAAATGTATACAGGGACCCGTCTCAGGTGGGAATAGCGATGTCTGTTATTCTGATTCTGATCAATATCTGGATTCTAATTGATAACAGAGAGAAGTACAGGAATCTGGTTGGATAG
- a CDS encoding bifunctional 5,10-methylenetetrahydrofolate dehydrogenase/5,10-methenyltetrahydrofolate cyclohydrolase, translated as MAEILDGLKVSKEIKAEIKAEVEKILAGKRRAPHLVAILVGNNGASKAYVNAKVKDCEEVGFQSSLIKFPSTVSESELLEKIDELNKSKAVDGFIVQLPLPDQVDQEKIINAIDPRKDVDGFHPENFGKMALEMDTFLPATPFGILTLLERYNIETKGKDCVIIGRSKIVGRPMSILMGRKDFPGNSTVTLTHSYTKDIEEYTKKADIVITALGDPHFLKGDMIKDGAVIVDVGITRVDDDSPKGYHLAGDVDFDSCAAKASWITPVPGGVGPMTRAMLMKNTIIAYKTSVYND; from the coding sequence ATGGCAGAAATTCTTGACGGGCTTAAAGTGTCCAAAGAAATAAAAGCAGAGATCAAAGCTGAAGTAGAAAAGATTCTTGCAGGAAAAAGAAGAGCTCCTCATCTGGTAGCTATTCTTGTTGGAAACAACGGAGCAAGTAAAGCTTATGTAAACGCTAAGGTAAAAGACTGCGAAGAAGTAGGATTTCAATCCAGCTTAATTAAATTTCCAAGCACGGTTTCAGAATCTGAACTGTTGGAAAAAATTGATGAATTAAACAAGTCTAAGGCTGTTGACGGATTTATCGTTCAGCTTCCTCTACCGGATCAGGTTGACCAGGAGAAAATCATCAACGCTATTGACCCTAGAAAAGATGTAGATGGATTCCATCCTGAAAACTTTGGGAAAATGGCATTGGAAATGGATACTTTCCTGCCTGCCACTCCTTTCGGTATTTTAACTCTATTGGAAAGATACAATATCGAAACCAAAGGAAAAGACTGTGTAATCATCGGAAGAAGTAAAATTGTAGGAAGACCGATGAGTATCCTTATGGGAAGAAAAGATTTCCCTGGAAACTCTACCGTAACCCTTACACACTCATATACAAAAGACATCGAAGAATACACGAAAAAGGCCGATATCGTTATCACCGCTTTAGGAGACCCTCATTTCTTAAAAGGAGATATGATCAAAGATGGCGCTGTAATCGTTGACGTGGGAATTACAAGAGTAGATGATGACTCTCCGAAAGGATATCACCTTGCCGGTGACGTAGATTTCGACAGTTGTGCTGCCAAAGCAAGCTGGATCACACCGGTACCCGGAGGAGTAGGCCCAATGACGAGAGCAATGTTGATGAAAAACACCATCATTGCCTACAAAACTTCGGTCTATAACGACTAA
- a CDS encoding acyl-CoA dehydrogenase family protein, whose protein sequence is MSNTFSKIRNAIELFRSIDFDQLSSISEKVDLPKLMQNFSKLDDKQLSGLMKMLDPEKKKKELPPIDGDFYDIYHTLSPEQREIQLKVRDFMEKEVKPLVNHYWLRDEFPFELIPKFQKLNICGVTYEGYGCPGMPFLMEGVIAMEMARIDASIATFFGVQSGLAMGSIYICGSEEQKQKWLPQMQKFEKIGAFGLTEPEVGSGAAGGLTVTCKKTPEGWILNGQKKWIGNATFADLVIIWARDLDSGEVKGFIVEKDNPGYSVEKIKGKMALRIVQNGLITLKDCLVTEENRLQNANSFKDTGKVLRMTRAGVAWMATGCARGAYESALDYTRKREQFGRPIASFQMIQGHLVEMLSNLTAMQTMVFRLSEMQDEGILKDEHASLAKVFCTLRTRDIVSRAREVMGGNGILLEYDVARFVADAEAIYSYEGTKEINSLIVGRSITGFSAFV, encoded by the coding sequence ATGTCAAATACATTTTCCAAAATCAGAAACGCAATAGAATTATTCAGATCCATTGATTTCGATCAGTTAAGCTCCATATCTGAAAAAGTAGATTTACCTAAACTCATGCAGAATTTTTCAAAGCTGGACGATAAACAGCTGTCCGGACTCATGAAAATGCTTGATCCGGAAAAGAAAAAGAAAGAGCTGCCTCCAATTGATGGTGATTTTTACGATATCTATCACACCCTGAGCCCTGAACAAAGAGAAATTCAGCTTAAAGTAAGAGACTTCATGGAAAAAGAAGTTAAGCCCCTCGTCAATCATTATTGGCTGAGAGACGAATTTCCGTTTGAGCTGATCCCGAAATTTCAGAAACTGAATATCTGCGGGGTGACGTATGAAGGCTACGGCTGCCCGGGAATGCCTTTTCTGATGGAAGGAGTTATTGCGATGGAAATGGCAAGAATTGATGCATCTATCGCTACGTTTTTTGGGGTGCAGTCCGGACTGGCGATGGGTTCCATTTATATCTGCGGATCTGAAGAGCAGAAACAGAAGTGGCTTCCCCAGATGCAGAAATTTGAAAAAATAGGAGCTTTCGGACTTACAGAGCCTGAAGTAGGATCCGGTGCTGCAGGCGGGCTTACGGTAACCTGTAAAAAAACACCTGAAGGCTGGATACTGAACGGACAGAAAAAATGGATCGGAAATGCCACTTTCGCAGACCTAGTGATTATCTGGGCAAGAGATCTGGATAGTGGAGAGGTGAAAGGATTTATCGTAGAAAAAGATAATCCCGGCTATTCTGTGGAAAAAATTAAAGGAAAAATGGCCCTGAGAATAGTTCAGAACGGGCTCATCACTTTAAAGGACTGTCTGGTCACAGAAGAAAACCGCTTGCAGAATGCCAACTCATTTAAAGATACCGGAAAAGTCCTCCGGATGACACGGGCAGGAGTAGCATGGATGGCTACAGGTTGTGCAAGAGGTGCTTACGAAAGCGCTTTGGATTATACCCGAAAAAGAGAGCAGTTTGGAAGACCGATAGCCTCTTTTCAGATGATCCAGGGGCATCTGGTGGAAATGCTTTCTAACCTTACCGCAATGCAGACTATGGTGTTCAGGTTATCAGAAATGCAGGATGAAGGCATTTTGAAAGACGAACATGCCTCACTGGCCAAAGTCTTCTGTACCCTGAGAACAAGGGATATTGTTTCCAGAGCAAGGGAGGTAATGGGCGGAAACGGTATCCTGCTCGAATATGATGTAGCAAGATTCGTAGCGGATGCTGAAGCCATCTACTCTTATGAAGGAACAAAAGAAATCAACTCGCTCATCGTAGGACGGTCGATTACAGGATTCAGTGCATTTGTGTGA
- a CDS encoding bacteriocin-like protein, with protein MLKNLKKLDRTNLKEIQGGGGIGKCDIGPVGCPCKIPPGDPCLGGGPGGGGPPDVGYCPDSQSYILCTETCPNGMSPYCALPA; from the coding sequence ATGTTGAAAAATCTTAAAAAACTAGATCGCACAAACCTGAAAGAAATTCAGGGAGGAGGAGGGATCGGAAAATGTGATATCGGTCCTGTAGGATGCCCATGTAAAATTCCGCCTGGAGATCCGTGTCTAGGAGGGGGACCTGGAGGAGGAGGCCCACCTGATGTAGGCTATTGCCCGGATTCTCAATCGTATATTCTTTGTACGGAAACCTGCCCGAACGGTATGAGCCCTTATTGTGCTCTGCCTGCATAA
- a CDS encoding TraB/GumN family protein encodes MKNVIKLGLAALLSVNFMTAQAQNTNTGNDNSLLWEVSGNGLSKPSYIAGTFHILCNRDFDIKPKVWNALNQSENFVTEINYTDQNEMASIQKMMNADKKISEQLTPEEAKDLDKILAEYGTTLKNVDSHSSAALYSLVATKAVPCPQNEVKMYEIELLKTALKNKKTISGLEKVDDQTYAISQAYNLKEAILQLKQGNQYAVAVQKMAEAFKNEDLKQLDKLIKDPKFMNKRQEKLVLTDRNRNWAEKMPEIMKKQSSFFAVGSGHLWGDNGLINLLKSKGYTVKPVSNL; translated from the coding sequence ATGAAAAATGTAATAAAATTAGGCCTCGCAGCATTATTATCAGTGAACTTTATGACTGCACAAGCACAAAATACGAATACCGGTAATGACAACAGCCTGCTTTGGGAGGTGTCAGGTAACGGTCTTTCTAAACCGTCTTATATTGCCGGAACTTTTCATATCTTATGCAATAGGGATTTCGATATTAAACCTAAAGTATGGAACGCCCTTAATCAGTCTGAGAATTTTGTAACGGAAATCAATTATACGGATCAAAACGAGATGGCTTCAATTCAAAAAATGATGAATGCAGATAAAAAAATATCTGAACAATTAACTCCCGAAGAGGCAAAAGATTTAGATAAAATACTGGCTGAATATGGAACTACCCTTAAAAATGTTGACTCCCACAGTTCAGCAGCCCTTTATTCCCTCGTTGCCACCAAAGCAGTCCCATGCCCTCAGAATGAGGTGAAAATGTATGAAATAGAGTTGCTTAAAACAGCTTTAAAGAACAAAAAAACGATAAGCGGCCTGGAGAAAGTGGATGATCAGACTTATGCAATAAGCCAGGCCTACAACCTTAAGGAAGCAATACTTCAGTTGAAACAGGGAAATCAATATGCTGTTGCCGTTCAAAAAATGGCTGAAGCTTTTAAAAACGAAGATCTGAAACAACTGGACAAACTGATTAAAGATCCTAAGTTCATGAATAAAAGGCAGGAAAAACTGGTTCTGACAGACAGAAACAGAAACTGGGCAGAAAAAATGCCGGAAATAATGAAAAAACAAAGTTCATTTTTTGCCGTAGGAAGTGGTCACCTCTGGGGAGACAATGGCCTGATCAATCTTCTGAAATCAAAAGGCTACACCGTAAAACCTGTATCCAATTTATAA
- the pgi gene encoding glucose-6-phosphate isomerase — MLAKINPIHTNSWKALDEHFAGNDFDLRSLFQYNPNRFNEFSLQKDNYLFDYSKNLIDSRTKGLLLELAEECRLKDAISRMFSGDKINETEGRAVLHTALRDFSDKEILVDGENIKPQIKKVLDHMKAFSEKIISGAHKGFSGKEITDVVNIGIGGSDLGPVMVCSALKHFKTRLNVHFVSNVDGNHIAEVVKNLNPETTLFIIASKTFTTQETMTNANSAKDWFLKAGKQEDVEKHFVALSTNIQEVKKFGIAEENIFEFWDWVGGRYSLWSAIGLSIVLAVGYENFEQLLRGAYDTDQHFQTADFSENVPVLMGLLGIWYRNFYAATSYAILPYSQYLDRFAAYLQQGDMESNGKCVDRNGEFVEYETGPIIWGEPGTNGQHAFYQLIHQGTELIPADFIAYAKSCNKVSDHQDKLLANFFAQTEALAFGKLEEEVVEELKNAGKSDEETDRLVNFKVFHGNTPTNSILFKELTPFSLGQLIAMYEHKIFVQGVIWNIFSFDQFGVELGKVLANKILPELENNEEISSHDSSTNGLIAYYKQFK, encoded by the coding sequence ATGCTAGCAAAAATAAATCCTATACACACTAACAGCTGGAAAGCTCTTGATGAACACTTTGCCGGAAATGACTTTGATCTGAGAAGCCTTTTCCAGTATAATCCGAACCGTTTTAATGAATTTTCCCTGCAAAAGGACAACTATCTTTTTGATTATTCTAAAAACTTAATCGATTCAAGAACAAAAGGACTTTTATTGGAGCTGGCTGAAGAATGCCGGTTAAAAGATGCCATTTCCAGAATGTTCTCCGGTGACAAGATCAATGAAACGGAAGGAAGAGCTGTTTTGCATACGGCATTGAGGGATTTTTCCGATAAAGAGATCCTTGTGGATGGTGAAAATATCAAACCACAGATCAAAAAGGTTCTGGACCATATGAAAGCTTTTTCCGAAAAAATTATTTCCGGAGCGCACAAAGGTTTCAGCGGAAAAGAAATCACTGATGTGGTGAACATCGGAATCGGAGGATCAGACCTGGGACCTGTGATGGTCTGTTCAGCTTTAAAGCATTTCAAAACAAGATTAAATGTACATTTCGTTTCCAACGTAGACGGAAATCACATTGCAGAAGTGGTGAAAAACTTAAATCCTGAAACCACATTATTCATCATTGCTTCCAAAACGTTTACAACACAGGAAACCATGACGAATGCAAATTCTGCCAAAGACTGGTTCCTGAAAGCAGGAAAGCAGGAAGATGTGGAAAAACATTTCGTAGCTTTATCCACTAATATTCAGGAAGTTAAAAAGTTCGGAATTGCAGAGGAAAATATTTTCGAATTCTGGGACTGGGTAGGCGGAAGATACTCTCTGTGGAGTGCTATCGGATTAAGTATTGTACTGGCCGTAGGATATGAAAACTTTGAGCAGCTTTTAAGAGGAGCTTATGATACCGACCAACATTTCCAGACCGCTGACTTCTCTGAAAATGTTCCTGTATTGATGGGACTTCTGGGCATATGGTACCGGAATTTCTATGCGGCAACAAGCTATGCGATCTTACCTTATTCTCAGTATCTTGACAGGTTTGCAGCCTATCTTCAGCAGGGAGATATGGAAAGCAATGGAAAATGTGTAGACAGAAACGGTGAATTTGTAGAATATGAAACAGGCCCGATCATCTGGGGTGAACCTGGTACAAATGGTCAACATGCATTCTATCAGTTGATCCACCAGGGTACGGAATTGATCCCGGCCGATTTTATAGCCTATGCAAAAAGCTGTAATAAAGTTTCTGACCACCAGGATAAATTACTGGCTAATTTCTTTGCACAGACCGAGGCCCTTGCTTTCGGAAAACTGGAAGAGGAAGTAGTGGAAGAACTTAAAAATGCAGGAAAATCTGACGAAGAAACTGACAGGCTGGTCAACTTTAAGGTCTTCCACGGAAATACACCTACCAACTCTATATTATTCAAGGAATTAACTCCTTTTTCACTGGGACAGCTAATTGCCATGTACGAACACAAAATTTTTGTACAGGGAGTGATCTGGAATATTTTCAGCTTCGACCAGTTTGGGGTAGAATTAGGAAAAGTATTGGCCAATAAGATTCTTCCGGAACTTGAAAACAATGAAGAGATCAGCTCTCATGACAGTTCTACCAACGGATTGATTGCTTACTACAAACAATTCAAATAG
- a CDS encoding 7-carboxy-7-deazaguanine synthase QueE: MNKEQDILLKEGKMLPVMEHFYTLQGEGAHTGKAAYFIRLGGCDVGCHWCDVKESWDPELHPLMDAAEIAETAASHCKTIVLTGGEPLMWNLDILTSRLKELGCTIHIETSGAYPMSGHLDWITLSPKKTGLPKEEIYQQANELKVIIFNQHDFTFAQEQAAKVSDHCRLYLQSEWSKRNDMYPKITDFILEHPEWQASVQTHKYLNIP, from the coding sequence ATGAATAAAGAACAAGATATTTTATTAAAAGAAGGTAAAATGCTCCCTGTCATGGAGCATTTTTACACTTTACAGGGAGAAGGGGCACACACAGGAAAAGCAGCTTATTTTATCAGATTGGGAGGCTGTGATGTGGGCTGCCACTGGTGTGATGTAAAGGAAAGCTGGGATCCTGAGCTTCATCCGCTGATGGATGCTGCGGAAATTGCAGAAACTGCAGCAAGCCACTGTAAAACCATCGTTTTGACAGGTGGGGAACCTCTGATGTGGAATCTGGATATCCTGACATCCAGGCTGAAAGAACTGGGATGTACCATCCATATCGAAACATCAGGTGCTTATCCTATGAGCGGACATCTGGACTGGATCACCCTGTCTCCAAAGAAAACAGGGCTTCCTAAAGAAGAAATTTATCAGCAGGCCAATGAACTTAAGGTCATCATTTTCAATCAGCATGACTTCACATTTGCACAGGAGCAGGCAGCAAAAGTTTCTGACCACTGCAGGCTATATCTTCAGAGTGAATGGAGCAAAAGAAATGACATGTATCCTAAAATTACAGATTTTATTCTGGAACATCCTGAATGGCAGGCTTCAGTTCAGACTCATAAATATCTGAATATCCCGTAA